The Sorangiineae bacterium MSr11954 DNA segment TCTGGCACGAAGCGAGGCGCTGTACATCGACACCTTCGGGGAGACGCTCGATGTGGCGGCCAAGGCTCGGGTGGAGACCCGCGGGGAGTTGCTCTGCATGCCTTGGAAGCAGGGCGGATGCTTGTTCGCCCTCGAGGCAAGCGGGCCTCCGGTCCGCCACGGCATCCCGGTCATTGCCGATTCGGCGGCTCTGGAACGCGCGGCCATTCATGGTGCCGAGCTTCGTCCCTTGGAAGGCGCGCAGGAAGTTGTCGACTACGATGGAAATATCTTTTGGGCGTTCGAGCCCGCTGGTGTCGAAGTACGTTATGAGACGGGAATCGGTAATCCAATTCTTCCACTGATCTACGCAATCGAGCGAGGACAGCTCGACCCTTCGTGGCTGCAGGTCTGGGGCCACGGTGGACGCGATCCCGTAGCCACCGCGTGGGCGGTCTCGGTTGGCTATCTCGAAGAGTTGCTCGCTCGGTTGCGGTGGACGGACGAGTCGCAGCGAGCGTGTGACATCTACAATGAACTCTCGCACCGGCTCGAGCCCATTTTTATCCAGGAGCGGATTCGTGGATCGGTGCGCGTGCCAACGTTGCAAGACGCCCAACTGGAGGCAGACCGCGTCGCTGCCGAGCGTGGCGGTCGCGCGTAGTGCCGCACCGTCGACGCCGATAAGATGCACGAGGGCCATCGACCCGTTCTGGCTCGAGCCCGCTCCGTATCCGTTCGGCGATTCGCGTCGCAAATTGAAAGGCAGAAGGCCGTAAATCCCATCGCCCCAAGAGGAGGCCGGGATGGGAGGCGAATCGCGGGAGGCGTGGGGCAAACGGGTGGAGCGACGGTCGCCGTTGCCCCCGGCCGCGGTCACCCGCGTGAGAGAGGTCCGGTGAGCATGTCGAGCAGCGCCATTGGCCCCGGGCACCACCGGCACGAACTACCCGGGCGAGATGGCCATCTCGTTTGATGGGCGATTCGTTTACGCCTCCAACTGTTCGGCGTTCACGCTCGCCGCGTGCGGCACGTCGCAGAAATCCGCGCGGCGGGCCCGACGGCTGCACTATCGACAAGATGATGGGCCGTTGCCATGGGCGGCGCCAACCCGTCGGGCTCCCGGCGTGCGCGACGCTGCGCCATTCGCGCATGGCGACCTTGCGAGGGTAGTTGCCGCGATGGGAAGGGAGAGGCCGGATCCGACGCAGGCGGAGCGCGTTCTGAAGGCTCCTCGGTGCCTGCCAAGTCCACAGCGCGTCGTGCTGCTACGGAGGACGACGCACGACCGCGGAGAAGTCATTGAGCCAACTTGGCACGCATCGCTTCGATGAGACTGCTCAAGGCTTCATCCGGCGTCGCCCCCTTGCCAACGGGTTCGTCGTAGTTTTGCCAAAACTCCGCACAATCGTTGTCGTCGCCTTCCGCAGCCTCGGGGATGCATTCGAGTGGAAACGCAATCCATGCAGCACCTGAATAGACTCCCCCGTAACGATCGCACGTAATAACGGTCGGCCAATGGTGTTTCAGCCAGAACTCGGTCATGGTGATTGGCAGGATAGGCGAAACGGCAGCGTCCTTGCGAGCGTTTCTCGCCGCTGCGGAAACTGAGAAACATCGAGTCCGTGGTTGGCCGACGCTCGCGCTCCCGTCGCGAGGGCATTTGGCCATCCACTCGGGGTGCGCGCACGGTACACCGCAGCGATCGTGACACATCGAGTCCCTTCCTTCACGCTGCTCGTTCCGGGCCCTTCTCGTGAGACTTCGCAGCTCGCCGATGCGCTGTTGGCCGCGTGCATCCGCGCGCGGGCACGAACGGACGCTGCGCTCCAACCCGGCGATGTGGAGATCGAACTCGTCTCCGATGACGCTCTCGGCGCGGCGTTCCGGTTTGGCCGTGGACCGTTGCCGGATGACGTGCGGCGCGAGGTCGAGCGTTGTCGTCGAGTTGCGGTGGTCGAGGTCGGCCTGCAACTGCAACGCGATCACGCGGCCATCGCGGCACTCGGGCGCGTGCTGCAGGCGGGCCGGCGGGGTCGCCGTTCGGGTGGAAGGCTCGGGGGGAGCGTGGGCTTGGGAACCATGGCTTGCGCGTCTCGATGCGGGCTCGATGGGCGCCCTTTACGAGTGCGCCGTGGTGGTCGTTGGAGACGGCAGAACGTTCTTCACGTGCGGCATGCACCACTTCGATCGGCCCGATGCGGAGATCTCGATGGACGATCCGCGCGCCGCGATAGCGTGGCTCGACACGTTTCACGTCTACCAGCTCACCGAGGATCCCGTGCTGGCTTCGGGGCATACCTTCCGGCCCGACGATCATGGGGATGAATCGGAACAAGTTCTTTGCGGCGTTCGCCGAGCTTGAATCGAAGGGCAATGTGCAGGCCGAGCGTGACGAGTTGGGGGTGTACGTGCGTTGGGTCAGCGCGGGCAATTCCGTAATGGGACCCATGGATATGTCGTAAACATCTGCACGCGAAGCCCATTACGGAAAGGTCATCCCATATCGCCTACATCTGGATCGTCCATTACCGCAACGACGAAGAACGGTCCCCCATAAGCATCCTGCTCGTTGGTTACGACGAAGGTCCATTCGAAACTCGGTGCGATGATGTAGATGTCTGAGATCTTCCAATGATCCATCAGGTCGCGGATCTCGTCGTATTTGGGGATATCGGCACCTGTACATCGAAAGCCCAACTCTTCATATCCGAGGATAACGATGAATGCATCGCCGCGGCGTTGCTCGTAAGCACTGACAGCGGCGAATTCGCGCTCCGCCGCATCCTCGCCAGAGGCAAGTGTGATCCAAAGATCCGGCGCGCGTACACGACGATCGGCGATACGTGTTGGGGTAAACCTCTCGCGCCACGCTTTGTGTACCTTCCACAGCTCGCGCTGTTCGAGCTGGATCGGTGTACCGTGTAGGTCCCGCAGCCACGACTCGAGGCCCGCTACCAGGTCCTCGCGGTGCATTCCAGTAATACTCATGCGAGCCCCGGCGGCAGGCCCGGTCCTTGGGAGGGAAAAAACGGCAGCCACGGCGTAAACAAATCGAGAATATCATCGCTGACATCGCCGTCGTCGTTCAGATCAAGCAAAAATGGAATCGTACCGAGGATGGTGTTTCGATTTCCGAAAAAGACGTGGGCTGGGAGTTTATCGCCTTTTTGATCGACGGGATGGTAGTGGCTTCCGTGTACGTCGTTATGCAATATCGGGCATCGGCCGCCGCTAGCTTGTCGCGCAATGGCTAGGGCCTCACTTTCGGATTTCGTCAGCACATCGCCGCCGTGTTCCACGATATGAACAGCGGCGTCGAACCCGACACGCTCCAATAGCTGAAGCCCCTTCCTCTCGATGAGATTTACCACCCGTACCCACGCCCCCTTCGGCGACAACCCTGTCGAGTCAACATAGTTGATTGGATCGTTGTTCGCATAACTGTAGAGATTTGATCCGCCGTTGAATCGCGACGGGTCTTTGCTCGTCCAGGTACCGCTCTCGGGATCATATTCTCGAGCACGGAAGTGCACGAGCCCAGTATCTGGATCGTACATTCCGCCAGCAAATCCGAAAGGCTGAAATCCAACGCCGCTGTCGCTCGTAACTCGCCCCCAAGGATCGTAGTCAAGTACCTGGACAGGCGCGGAGCTCGTGCTGGCGTCGACGACAAATCGAACGCTCCCAAGATGATCCGTGATAAGCGAGTAGGTCTTACCTCCACGGATCATAGCATCCGGGACGTGACCGCCGCCGGCATAGATGAACTGGGTGAGGACATTACCGCTCGCATCGACCTCGGCAACGGGCTGCAGCCCACTGCGATAAAGCCAGCGATGCGTGATCGTGCCATTGCGGCTTCTGGTGATGCGCCTGCCGAAAGCATCGAGCTGGTAGTCGATTCGCACGCCGGACGCAAGTTCGACAGACACCAGGTTACCGCGACCATCGTAGGAATACTTGGCCACGCTGGAGGGCGTGGACTTGGTCGCGCGTTCACCGCGCGGCGTGTATGTGTAGGTTGTATCTCCACGCCGCGTGAGGCGATCTTGCTCATCGACCTGGGTACCGTTGTCAGTCCGATTGCCATTGGCATCGAAGGAGTACCGACCTTGTTCGACACCATCTTTGGTGACACGAGCGAGACGGTCGGCGGCGTCATAGGCATAACCCCACAGGACGCCATTTTCAAGCTTCTCAACGAGCTGCCCTCGGTTGTTGTAGGTGTAGGCGATATTGAGAGGCTTGCCCGCGCCGCTGAGGGTGGATGTGGCGAGCTCGCCGTACATCGTATAGGTAAAGCTCTGGCTCACACGACCCGTCGAGAGGCTCGAGAGCCACCCCGAGTCGGATTGACGAGAGAGAGAGACCGGCCCGACCTTTGTCCGAAGCCCGTCGGCGTCATAAGTGTAGGCGATCGATGTGCCACCTCCCGAAAGCGTCTCCGTCTTGAGGCGCAGCAGTGCATCACGAGTCCATGCGATCGTGCCGGAAGCAGGTCCAGCGGTCGTGACACTGGTCAGAAATGCACCGTCATAAACAGCGCTGATGGAAGCGTTACTCGGGCCGCTGAAGGCGACCGCGTTCCCGGTGGCAGCATCGTAGCCGAAGCCAACCTGGCCGGTAGCGAAGCGGAGCGTCGCCGGGCGGCCGGAGCTGTCGCGCTCAAGCACCGTCTGGGCGCCATCTTCGTGGGTGAGAGCCTTAACGGCGCGGTCCCCATCGTAGCTCGTCGAAAGTGATTGGCCACCAGGGCTGGCATAGGAAGTTTCAAGCCCGTCCTTGGCACGGGTCATCGTGTGTGCAGGTTTGCCGGGAGGAGTGAGCGCGAGCACGTTGTCGAGCGGATCATAGCCGAAGACCGTGCGCGCGCCATCGGGACGGACCGACGCAACCACGCGGAGCGCTGTATCACGTTCCAACGCGGCGACCGGGCCGAGCGCGTCGGTGATGCTCTGAAGCACGCCGCTGTTCGCGTCGTACCCATACGTCATCCGTCGAGCGCCACGCGAGGTTTCGACAGGACGCCCACGAGTGTCATACCGAATATCCATCGGAGCAAGGCCCGGTGTCTCCACTCGGATCACGCGCCCATCGGCATCAAGCACGGTGCGTGCCTGCCGTCCGACCGCACTCGTGTTGGTCCACGTGCGCGAGGCCACGTCGTATGTCGAGCTCGACGCGCCATCCACCGTCGTCCGGGTCCCGTCGAGACCGAGAAGCGAGCCGTCCGTATCGAAACGCGCAGACCAGTTGGTATCGACGGTGCGTTTGAGGCCACTCGGCAGGGTCGTTACTTCGTGCGACACATAAGGCGACTGCATACCGAAACGAGGATCTGCTGCCACCATAGTATCTAGCTTCGTTCCGTCAGGCCAAGTCACGTGCGCTCCGCGATCCGGATCGGTCGTCAACACGGTCTTGGTCCCATCTTCGTGCGTAACGGTGCGCACATCCCCCGTATCGCGCCCTCCCGACGCCGAATGCAGACGCGTTCGTCCAAGTCCCGTGGTGATTCGGGTCTGCAACGGGGACAAGCTCTCTCGCGAGAGGGTCCACGTCGCGTTCTCGGGGCCTGCGTCGGTCAAGAGGTTTCCTCGCGCATCATACTGCATCGCGTGTACGCCACCCCCCGCATCGAGACGCTGCTCGAGCAGCCCGCCCGTCCCGTACGAAAGCTTCTCTTCGCGCCCGAGCGGGTCGGTCACCTTCGCGAGGTACCCGTCCGCATCGTATGCTAGGAGCGTCGTCTGCGAGAACGGCGCGACGATGGACGTTGCCCGGCCATTCGCGTCGTAACCGATCACCGTCGCATTGTGATGGTTGTCCTCGACGCGCGCGAGCTTCCCCGCGCCATTGTACGAAAAGCGTAGCTTTACGGCGTTCGTGAGCCCGTCGAGGGTGCGCAGGTGGCGGCCGTTCGTGTCAAAAACGTAAATCTCCGAACCGTCGCCACTGACGATCAACTTTTCGCCATTCGTCGTCGCTGGAACGACGGGGTGCAAGCGCAGGATCACGCTGTCGGTAAATTCGGATGTGTAAAGATCACCATTGGGGCTGAGCACCAGCGCGGACGGAACGGTATTTGCGACACGCCGAGCCGGTTGCCCGATCGCTCCGCTCACCGTCGGGATGTCGCCGCCTCCGGCGAAGGTCGAGATGCGGCCGTGGTAAACGCGACGAATGCGGCCTCCGTCGGAGATGTAGAGCGTGCCTTCCCCATCCACCGCGAGTGCTCCCGGAAACTCGAGCTTGGCGAGGCGCGCATCGCCCCCGTCGCCATTGGAGCCTCCCCCGGCGACGGTCATGATAATCCCTCGCGGGTCGATTCGCCGCACCCGATTGTCGATGCCTCCACCGCGTTCGGAGACGTAGATCGCACCATCCGGGTCTACGGCAATACCGGTGACATTGCTGAGGCTTGCGCGCAAGGCGAGCACGTTCTCGCCGCGGTCGGTCCCTCCACCCGCTACCCGGCGCGCATAGCCGCCGGGTTCGAGCTGCACGACGATGTTGTCCGTCGTTTCCAAGACGTACATGCTCCCATCAGGCCCAAAAGCAACATCCGTGGGACGGGGGACATTGGCCTCTATTGCGGGAACACCCGAAACGTTGACGCTTTGCGTTCCACCACCGAGCACCGTTTGGATGATGCCGTCCTTGGTCACGCAGCGCACCCGGTCCTGATACTGGACGCTAAAGCACACCGCGCCATCGAAGGGGCGGACCGCAATCGACGTCGGAGCAGAAATGTCTGCGGACGTAGCGGGTCCGCCATCACCCGAGAATCCGTCGACGCCAGTGCCGGCGAAGGTCGAGATGATGCCGTTGACAACCTTTCGAACCCGATTATTGGACGCATCGGCGATGTAGAGCGTGCCGTCGGCGGCGCGCGCGAGACCCCAGGGGTAGTTCAAGTTCGCGGCCGTCGCCGGACCACCGTCCCCATCGTATCCGGGGCTGAAATTCCCTGCGATGTGCTCGATCACGGCCTGCGGATCGGGCTCGTTCTGCCGCCCGTCGCCAAAGTAAAGGACTCCATTGCCGGGGTCG contains these protein-coding regions:
- a CDS encoding DUF4275 family protein, coding for MSITGMHREDLVAGLESWLRDLHGTPIQLEQRELWKVHKAWRERFTPTRIADRRVRAPDLWITLASGEDAAEREFAAVSAYEQRRGDAFIVILGYEELGFRCTGADIPKYDEIRDLMDHWKISDIYIIAPSFEWTFVVTNEQDAYGGPFFVVAVMDDPDVGDMG